A stretch of the Dehalococcoidales bacterium genome encodes the following:
- a CDS encoding type I 3-dehydroquinate dehydratase gives MKKPRICAVIVNNDLKAVREIAPLVDLFEVRIDLIGDGWQETARQLNKPWIACNRSPGEGGNWLGDEPGRVETLLQATELGAAIIDIELSTKGLDKIVPRIKTGGQCLLSYHNLEITPPLEEMVRIVKEQLKAGADISKVVTTARKVEDNISVLQLISEFSGTRLISFAMGALGYTSRVLCPLLGGELTYASIDTGEESAPGQMTVNDLTKIYQLMRC, from the coding sequence ATGAAAAAACCCAGGATTTGCGCTGTCATCGTCAATAATGACCTTAAGGCGGTCAGGGAGATTGCGCCGCTGGTTGACCTGTTCGAGGTTCGCATCGACCTTATTGGCGATGGCTGGCAGGAAACAGCCCGGCAGTTAAATAAACCCTGGATAGCCTGCAACCGCAGCCCCGGTGAGGGAGGCAACTGGCTGGGAGACGAACCCGGCAGAGTAGAGACCCTGCTGCAGGCAACCGAGTTGGGGGCGGCTATCATTGACATTGAGCTCAGCACGAAGGGCCTGGACAAAATTGTTCCGCGGATAAAGACAGGAGGGCAATGCCTCCTGTCATATCACAACCTGGAGATAACGCCCCCCCTGGAGGAGATGGTCAGAATAGTCAAAGAGCAACTGAAGGCTGGCGCTGACATTAGCAAAGTCGTTACCACCGCCCGGAAAGTTGAGGACAATATCAGCGTCCTGCAACTCATCTCCGAATTTTCCGGGACAAGGCTGATTTCATTCGCCATGGGAGCCCTGGGTTACACCAGTCGAGTCCTCTGTCCGCTGCTTGGCGGTGAACTGACTTACGCATCAATCGATACCGGGGAAGAATCAGCCCCGGGGCAGATGACTGTTAACGACCTGACAAAAATCTACCAGCTGATGAGGTGCTGA
- a CDS encoding shikimate dehydrogenase has protein sequence MAEIPVSGKTSVCGLIGDPVEHTMSPVMHNAAFSELGIDFIYVPFRVRKEELGKAIEGMRALNIKGMNVTIPHKVAVIPYLDKLDTMAEKISAVNTITNDNGVLTGYNTDASGFLQVLLERGIEPGGKNVAILGAGGASRAISFILADRGANLTILNRAKEMDWAKELAAGIAQSFARETSALELNRENMALTLSKADILVNATSVGMVPDIGATPVSQDLLKPGLVVYDIIYNPVKTRLLIEAEAAGAQTIGGIDMLVWQGALAFEKWTGEKAPVKLMKEKAINLLKSHEK, from the coding sequence ATGGCAGAGATACCTGTATCCGGCAAAACAAGTGTCTGCGGCTTAATCGGCGACCCGGTAGAGCATACCATGTCCCCGGTGATGCATAACGCCGCCTTCAGTGAGCTGGGGATAGATTTTATCTATGTCCCGTTCCGGGTAAGGAAAGAGGAGCTGGGCAAAGCTATTGAGGGCATGAGAGCGCTCAACATCAAGGGAATGAATGTTACCATCCCGCATAAAGTAGCTGTTATCCCGTACCTGGACAAGCTCGATACAATGGCGGAAAAGATTAGCGCGGTCAATACCATCACCAATGATAACGGAGTTTTGACCGGTTACAATACCGATGCCAGCGGGTTTCTACAGGTACTGCTGGAGAGGGGGATTGAGCCGGGGGGTAAAAATGTGGCCATACTGGGAGCCGGCGGCGCCTCCAGGGCTATCTCTTTCATCCTGGCGGATAGAGGGGCTAATCTGACAATCCTCAACCGGGCAAAGGAGATGGACTGGGCAAAGGAACTGGCGGCCGGTATTGCCCAGTCCTTCGCGCGTGAAACCAGTGCCCTGGAACTGAACCGGGAAAACATGGCATTGACTTTATCGAAAGCTGATATCCTGGTAAACGCCACCAGCGTGGGCATGGTCCCTGACATTGGCGCAACGCCCGTATCACAGGACCTGCTCAAGCCGGGCCTGGTAGTCTATGATATTATCTACAATCCGGTAAAAACCCGGCTGCTAATAGAGGCGGAGGCCGCCGGCGCTCAGACTATCGGCGGCATTGACATGCTGGTATGGCAGGGCGCTCTGGCCTTTGAGAAGTGGACGGGAGAGAAAGCACCGGTTAAACTAATGAAGGAAAAGGCAATAAATCTACTGAAAAGCCATGAAAAGTAA
- a CDS encoding shikimate kinase → MKSNIALVGFMGAGKTDVGRFLAKKLGKNFIETDTLIAQQAGKSIPEIFEQDGEIAFRELEIEITKRVAREKDTVIACGGGAVLNKINIDRLREGAVIVYLTASPKTVLKRVASAAGKRPLLAVDNPILTIGELLRFRRPFYERVADIRINTSRLTIPAVVGQIIAELKRIESLNT, encoded by the coding sequence ATGAAAAGTAATATCGCTCTGGTGGGTTTTATGGGGGCTGGCAAGACCGACGTCGGCAGGTTCCTGGCAAAAAAGCTGGGTAAGAACTTCATCGAGACGGACACGCTGATTGCGCAACAGGCCGGCAAGTCCATACCCGAGATATTCGAGCAGGATGGAGAAATCGCCTTCCGGGAGCTTGAGATCGAGATAACGAAAAGGGTAGCCCGGGAAAAAGATACCGTAATCGCCTGCGGCGGCGGGGCGGTCCTCAATAAGATAAATATCGACCGCCTCAGGGAGGGGGCCGTCATCGTGTACCTGACAGCGTCGCCGAAGACCGTGCTGAAAAGGGTGGCCAGCGCCGCCGGGAAGCGACCGCTGCTGGCGGTAGACAACCCTATCCTGACCATAGGCGAGCTTTTAAGGTTCAGGAGACCTTTTTACGAACGGGTGGCAGATATTAGAATAAATACCTCAAGACTGACCATCCCGGCGGTAGTCGGGCAAATAATAGCCGAGTTGAAGAGAATTGAAAGCCTCAATACGTAA
- the aroA gene encoding 3-phosphoshikimate 1-carboxyvinyltransferase produces MKASIRKSKIAGRVVAPSSKSYSIRGLICAALARGESEIIDPLGSDDTEACLDVLGKLGIRVTQDKNSWKVAGGEFRAPDTDLYCRESAATMRFMTAVCALVPGKCRLTTAPSLSRRPIKPLIYALRQLGIDYIFDDEQAQVTIKGGRLKGGIAELPGNISSQFVSALLFISPLADEGTKIRLTTPLESRPFVSMTLECLDAFGVKVTSTPDLREFRTSRQSYQPTRYRVEGDWSSASYLLAMGAMSGEVEVQNLNPESLQGDKAILDFLQEMGADITTGHNSITVKKSRLKAIKADLNDCIDLLPTMAVLAAAADGVSEFTGIERARLKESDRPSALREGLEAMSIKVTEEKKRLIITGSTPKGAVIDTRGDHRIAMAFSLLGLNCGETIIDNAECVAKTYPEFWEILRSIGGEVKINGQ; encoded by the coding sequence TTGAAAGCCTCAATACGTAAAAGCAAAATAGCGGGTAGGGTGGTAGCCCCTTCCTCAAAAAGCTACTCGATTCGGGGCTTAATTTGCGCAGCTTTAGCCAGAGGCGAGAGTGAGATAATTGACCCACTGGGCTCCGATGACACTGAAGCCTGCCTGGATGTGCTGGGCAAGCTGGGCATCCGGGTAACTCAGGACAAGAATTCGTGGAAGGTTGCCGGGGGTGAATTCCGGGCGCCGGACACTGACCTGTACTGCCGGGAATCAGCGGCTACCATGAGGTTTATGACGGCGGTATGCGCGCTTGTCCCCGGCAAGTGTCGCTTGACCACGGCTCCGTCACTGTCCCGCAGGCCAATCAAACCACTGATATACGCACTGAGACAACTGGGTATCGATTATATTTTCGATGATGAGCAGGCACAGGTAACTATCAAGGGAGGGAGATTGAAAGGCGGCATTGCCGAGCTGCCGGGCAATATCAGCTCTCAGTTCGTTTCCGCCCTGCTTTTCATCTCTCCCCTCGCCGATGAAGGTACCAAAATCAGACTGACCACACCCCTGGAATCACGACCCTTTGTCTCGATGACCCTGGAGTGTCTGGATGCCTTTGGCGTAAAGGTAACCTCCACCCCGGACCTGAGGGAATTCAGGACCTCCCGGCAAAGCTATCAGCCTACCAGGTACAGGGTGGAAGGAGACTGGTCTTCAGCCTCATACCTGCTAGCCATGGGAGCTATGTCCGGCGAGGTCGAGGTACAGAACCTGAACCCGGAGAGTCTACAAGGTGATAAAGCAATACTGGACTTCCTTCAAGAGATGGGGGCTGACATAACCACCGGGCATAATTCGATTACAGTAAAGAAATCGAGGTTAAAAGCGATAAAGGCTGACCTGAACGACTGCATAGACCTGTTACCGACCATGGCCGTTCTCGCCGCTGCCGCGGATGGAGTCAGCGAATTTACCGGCATCGAGAGGGCCCGTCTGAAAGAATCAGACCGCCCGTCCGCTTTGAGGGAGGGTCTGGAGGCAATGAGCATCAAGGTCACCGAGGAAAAAAAGCGATTGATCATCACCGGCTCGACGCCAAAAGGCGCAGTTATCGATACGCGGGGCGACCACCGCATCGCTATGGCCTTCAGCCTGCTCGGTTTGAACTGCGGCGAGACCATTATTGACAACGCGGAATGCGTTGCCAAGACATACCCCGAATTCTGGGAGATACTGAGAAGCATCGGCGGCGAGGTG